From Archaeoglobus sulfaticallidus PM70-1:
CTCACAGAATTTCATGCTGTCCTGCTTGACATCCATGAAGATGTAGAATGCACCCTTTGGAGGAGCATACTTTATTCCCAGCCTGTCCAGACCATCCATGATTATGTCCCTTCTAGCCTTGAACTCCGAAACCATCTCGTTCAGAAAGCTCTGATCACTTTTTATAGCTGCCACAGCAGCATACTGCACAAAGGAAGTTGGGTGGCTGACAGAATGAGACTGTATCTTTGTCATCGCCTTTATTATCTCCTCCGTTGATGCCGCATACCCCAGCCTCCAGCCAGTCATCGAGTAGGTCTTTGACAGTCCATTGATCAGAATAGTTCTCTCCAGCATTCCATCGAATTCTGCTATGCTCTTATGCTTACCATCGAAGATTATTTTCTCATATACCTCGTCACTCATAACGAGGATGTTTCTATCAACGGCAAGGTCCCTGATCTTCTTCAGGAAGGATTCTGGATAGACTACTCCAAGCGGATTGCTTGGTGAGTTTATTATTATCAGCTTGGTCTTGCTTGTTATGTAGTCCTCAACCGGAGCATCCTCAAATCCCTCAGCATGTGGCACCCAGACAACCTTTCCTCCTGCCATCTTTATGCAGGCTTCATATGTAACCCAAGATGGATCGAGGAGTATAACCTCATCTCCTTCCTCAACCACCGCCATTATCGCTTCATAAATCGCATATTTAGCTCCGGGAGTGGTTATTATGTTCTCAGGAGCGTAATCAAGCCCGTTCTCATTTTTCAGTTTCTCAGATATTGCCGAGAGGAGTTCAGGAATACCTCTCGTTGGAGTATAGAATACCTTCCCTTCCTTCATTGCCTTATATGCGGCTTCAATTATGAAAGATGGCGTTGGAAAATCGGGTTCTCCAACGCTCATGTCGATTACCGGATTTCCTTCTCGTCTAAGCTTCTTGGCAAGCTCGGACACCCTGAGGGTTGCTGATGGACTTACAGCATTAACCCTCTTCGTTATCATCGTTCTACCACCTGTTACTTGCTCTCATCATACTCTCTCAGCCTTCTAACAAGCTTCACCGCTGCCTCAACACCTCTCTTTGCGTAATCAACCCTCTCCTGAGCGGCAATCCTGCCCATTCCGGGCCCTGCGATTCCGAGGGTTACGGGTTTGTTGTACTCCAAAGAGAGATCCATAATCTTCCTCGCAGCGTGCTGGGCAACGATCTCATCGTGCTCGGTATC
This genomic window contains:
- a CDS encoding pyridoxal phosphate-dependent aminotransferase, with translation MITKRVNAVSPSATLRVSELAKKLRREGNPVIDMSVGEPDFPTPSFIIEAAYKAMKEGKVFYTPTRGIPELLSAISEKLKNENGLDYAPENIITTPGAKYAIYEAIMAVVEEGDEVILLDPSWVTYEACIKMAGGKVVWVPHAEGFEDAPVEDYITSKTKLIIINSPSNPLGVVYPESFLKKIRDLAVDRNILVMSDEVYEKIIFDGKHKSIAEFDGMLERTILINGLSKTYSMTGWRLGYAASTEEIIKAMTKIQSHSVSHPTSFVQYAAVAAIKSDQSFLNEMVSEFKARRDIIMDGLDRLGIKYAPPKGAFYIFMDVKQDSMKFCEEFLAKEYVATTPGSAFGLKYSTWVRVSYATSRENIEEMLVRLERFLS